The Daucus carota subsp. sativus chromosome 2, DH1 v3.0, whole genome shotgun sequence genome includes a window with the following:
- the LOC108207800 gene encoding transcription factor MYB14, which translates to MATFRKCLWTPEEDMRLVTYISRYGTWNWTQMPALAGLSRSGKSCRLRWYLNYLDPRVKRGNYTREEDEIIINLRSIGAGWSAIALRLPGRTDNEIKNRWHSKLIKKQIANDMAVETMAPIIERIEAEIDADLFPEAPDLEEDYPISSDILNMNVYLNDKPVPPTFADAHTSFWREPFSFENIYDIDEYAAYVDPQIGMTYPQNWFGGPFNSYYGVL; encoded by the exons ATGGCCACTTTTAGGAAATGTCTTTGGACTCCTGAAGAAGACATGAGGCTGGTGACTTACATCAGTAGATATGGCACTTGGAATTGGACGCAAATGCCTGCACTTGCTG GATTGTCGAGGAGTGGGAAGAGTTGCAGGCTGAGGTGGTACTTGAACTATTTGGATCCACGAGTGAAACGTGGTAACTACACTCGAGAGGAAGATGAAATCATAATTAACTTGCGAAGTATTGGAGCTGG ATGGTCTGCAATCGCATTAAGGCTCCCCGGACGGACAGATAACGAAATCAAAAACCGCTGGCACTCCAAGCTGATCAAGAAACAAATAGCCAATGATATGGCCGTTGAAACCATGGCACCAATCATAGAGAGAATAGAAGCAGAAATAGATGCTGATCTATTTCCAGAAGCTCCTGATCTAGAAGAAGACTACCCTATCTCATCCGACATCCTAAACATGAATGTTTACTTGAACGATAAGCCGGTCCCTCCTACGTTTGCGGATGCTCATACCAGTTTCTGGAGAGAACCATTctcatttgaaaatatttacgACATAGATGAGTATGCAGCATATGTTGATCCTCAAATTGGTATGACATACCCTCAAAATTGGTTCGGAGGGCCTTTTAATTCATATTATGGCGTGCTATGA
- the LOC108207802 gene encoding uncharacterized protein LOC108207802 has product MATFKKRPWTPEEDMRLVAYISRYGIWNWSQMPEHAGLSRSGKSCRLRWMNYLDPQVKRGNYTQEEDEIIIDMRHIGAGWSTKTAKDMAVETMAPVTETTEEEIDTIMNYDNLNEFLSPETPDVEEAYEDYPISSYMLNVNAYLNNINAPPTFETSADPHTSFWREPFSLENIYDIDEYVAYVDPEIGMPNLEDWFGERIKSENMVTFKKCPWTPEEDMVLVNYISRYGIWNWSQMPKHAGLSRTGKSCRLRWMNYLDPQVKRGNYTQEEDEIIINMRQNGAGWSAIAASLPGRTDNEIKNRWHSRLSKRLASNRVESMEPYTEQIVSELDTMMIDDYLMDFDFPEAPNFETENEDHSLSSHSLNVGASSNNRVPPAFGTSTEDPHVSFWREPFSLENVDDIDEYATYFDPQFGMLNPEDLFGEPFSSYYDMFEICSGSGSIYNYV; this is encoded by the exons ATGGCAACTTTTAAGAAACGTCCTTGGACTCCTGAAGAAGACATGAGGCTGGTGGCTTACATCAGTAGATATGGCATTTGGAATTGGAGCCAGATGCCTGAACATGCTG GCTTGTCAAGGAGTGGGAAGAGTTGCAGACTGAGGTGGATGAACTATTTGGATCCACAAGTGAAGCGTGGTAATTACACCCAAGAGGAAGATGAAATTATAATCGACATGCGTCATATTGGAGCCGG ATGGTCGACGAAG ACAGCTAAAGATATGGCCGTGGAAACCATGGCACCAGTTACGGAGACAACAGAAGAAGAAATAGATACAATAATGAATTATGATAATCTCAATGAATTTTTATCTCCAGAAACTCCGGATGTCGAAGAAGCCTACGAAGACTACCCTATCTCATCCTACATGCTAAACGTTAATGCTTACTTGAACAATATTAATGCCCCTCCAACATTTGAAACTAGTGCAGATCCTCACACAAGTTTCTGGAGAGAGCCATTTTCCTTGGAAAATATCTACGACATCGATGAGTATGTAGCATATGTTGATCCTGAGATTGGAATGCCAAACCTTGAAGATTGGTTCGGAG AACGAATCAAATCAGAGAATATGGTCACCTTCAAGAAATGTCCCTGGACTCCTGAAGAAGACATGGTGTTGGTGAATTATATCAGCCGATACGGCATTTGGAATTGGAGTCAGATGCCTAAACATGCTG GCTTGTCGAGGACCGGAAAGAGTTGCAGATTGAGGTGGATGAACTATTTGGATCCGCAAGTTAAACGTGGTAACTACACTCAAGAGGAGGATGAAATCATAATTAACATGCGTCAAAATGGAGCCGG ATGGTCTGCAATTGCAGCAAGTCTTCCAGGACGAACAGATAATGAGATCAAAAACCGGTGGCACAGCCGCCTCAGTAAACGATTAGCCAGCAATAGGGTGGAAAGCATGGAACCATATACGGAGCAAATAGTTTCAGAATTAGATACAATGATGATTGATGACTACCTGATGGATTTTGATTTCCCGGAAGCTCCCAATTTCGAAACAGAGAATGAAGACCACAGTCTTTCGTCCCATTCGTTAAACGTTGGTGCTTCATCGAACAATAGAGTTCCTCCTGCATTCGGAACTAGTACTGAGGATCCTCACGTAAGCTTTTGGAGAGAACCATTTTCACTGGAAAATGTTGACGACATCGATGAGTATGCAACATATTTTGATCCTCAATTTGGAATGCTAAACCCTGAAGATTTGTTCGGAGAGCCTTTCAGTTCATATTATGACATGTTTGAAATATGTAGTGGTAGTGGTTCTATATATAATTACGTTTGA
- the LOC108206348 gene encoding E3 ubiquitin-protein ligase CSU1 has product MPQRHSKNNNDLAFFTYDEKKKLGYGTQKQRVGKDSIKPFDACCLCLKLIIDPMCCRKGHIFCKECILECLLAQKKDIHRKLAAHATQQKQDKEEKEEKLALQKAKELDAFDQQNHGALPQYTDKNYNRDKNGFHGANSVKATSYEEEALRTMKAFWLPSATPEAPSKVEAPSTSTTCPEGNEKLKMKALFHIHFTEDKTEQKKSTSFDKSYICPSCQVTMTNTIALVALSSCGHVFCKKCAEKFMAVDKVCMVCNKVCKERDLVCLEKGGTGFSAHGDNLEAKDFKHLGSGSGLGLVRPAMKT; this is encoded by the exons ATGCCTCAAAGGCACTCGAAAAACAACAATGATCTTGCGTTCTTCACCTACGATGAGAAGAAGAAACTCGGGTACGGAACTCAAAAACAGCGTGTCGGGAAAGACTCGATCAAACCCTTTGATGCCTGTTGTCTTTGTTTGAAGCTAATCATTGATCCGATGTGTTGTCGAAAAGGTCACATCTTTTGTAAAGAATGCATTCTCGAATGCTTGTTAGCTCAGAAGAAAGATATTCACAG GAAGCTAGCAGCTCATGCTACGCAGCAGAAGCAAGATAAAGAAGAGAAAGAGGAGAAGTTAGCGTTGCAGAAAGCTAAAGAGCTTGATGCATTTGATCAGCAAAACCATGGTGCATTACCCCAATACACTGATAAGAATTATAACAGAGACAAAAATGGGTTTCATGGAGCCAACAGTGTGAAGGCTACATCATATGAAGAGGAAGCACTGAGAACAATGAAAGCATTTTGGCTGCCCTCTGCTACACCAGAAGCTCCGTCAAAGGTAGAAGCACCATCCACCAGTACTACTtgtccagaaggcaatgaaaAACTAAAGATGAAGGCCCTCTTCCACATTCATTTCACAGAGGACAAGACTGAACAAAAAAAATCCACATCTTTTGACAAGTCATATATTTGTCCAAGCTGCCAGGTCACAATGACCAACACAATTGCGCTCGTGGCCCTGAGCTCTTGTGGACACGTTTTCTGCAAGAAATGTGCAGAGAAGTTCATGGCAGTTGATAAGGTCTGCATGGTTTGCAACAAGGTATGCAAGGAAAGAGATTTGGTATGTCTGGAAAAAGGTGGAACAGGTTTTTCTGCTCATGGAGATAATCTCGAAGCAAAAGATTTCAAGCATCTGGGAAGTGGTTCTGGGCTTGGGCTGGTTAGGCCTGCGATGAAGACTTGA
- the LOC108205966 gene encoding universal stress protein PHOS34 translates to MSSSQKPNRPEAITIQPASPRFPQPSTPTSNAQRKIAIAVDLSDESAYAVKWAVQNYLRRGDAVILLHVSPTSILYGADWGSGDITVPDDPSEESQQKLEEDFDNLTNIKSNHVAQPLVEAHVPFKIHIVKDHDMKERLCLEIERLGLSAVIMGSRGVGASGRNAKGRLGSVSDYCVHHCVCPVVVVRYPGAENNGSKPGKVDPVPEEIKPGDRDASDK, encoded by the coding sequence ATGTCATCTTCCCAAAAGCCAAACCGACCCGAAGCGATCACAATCCAACCGGCCTCCCCGCGCTTCCCCCAGCCCTCCACACCCACCTCCAACGCCCAGCGCAAAATCGCCATCGCCGTCGACCTCAGCGACGAGAGCGCCTACGCCGTCAAATGGGCCGTCCAGAACTACCTCCGCCGCGGCGACGCCGTCATCCTCCTCCACGTCAGCCCCACCTCCATCCTCTACGGCGCTGACTGGGGCTCCGGCGACATCACCGTCCCCGACGATCCCTCCGAGGAGTCCCAGCAGAAGCTCGAAGAGGATTTCGATAACTTGACCAACATCAAGTCCAATCACGTGGCGCAGCCCCTGGTGGAGGCGCACGTGCCGTTCAAGATACATATTGTCAAGGATCATGATATGAAGGAGCGCCTCTGTTTGGAGATTGAGAGGCTAGGGTTGAGTGCTGTTATTATGGGGAGTAGGGGTGTGGGAGCGTCCGGAAGGAATGCCAAAGGGAGGCTGGGGAGTGTCAGTGATTACTGTGTGCACCATTGTGTGTGTCCTGTGGTGGTTGTTAGGTATCCTGGTGCTGAGAACAACGGCAGCAAGCCTGGGAAGGTTGATCCTGTGCCTGAGGAGATCAAGCCCGGTGATCGCGATGCATCGGATAAATAA